From the genome of Longispora fulva:
CGCGCGCAGGAAGGCGCCCACCAGGTCGCGGAAGGTCCGGACGGTGGCGGCCGGGTACCAGGGCAGCCCCTGGCGTCGGCGCACCTCGTCGGCGACCCGGGCGACCCGCTCCTCGGTGATCAGCGTCGGGTCGCCGTAGCACCGCAGCAGGTTGTCCCGGGCCACCTCGGTCGGGTCCAGCGTGGACAGGTACCGCGCGGACAGGACGTGCACCCACGGCACCAGCAGCAGCGGCAGCAGCCGGGAGTGCTCCGACCAGCGCGGATCCGTGAACGGCATGGCCGGGGAGATCAACGTGAGGCTGCGGACCAGGTCGGGCCGGCGCGCGGCGACCACGATCGACACCGTCCCGCCGTGCGAGTTGCCGAACAGGTGCACGGGCCCGCGGCCGGACTCCTCCAGCCAGCGGATCGTCCGGGCGGCGCAGGCCGCGACCCCGTAGCGTCGGCCGGGTTCGCTGCGCCCGAAGCCGGGCAGGTCGATGGCCTGGGCGGACAGCCGCGACGTCAGGAGCGGCGCGAGGTCCGCCCAGTCCAGACCCGATCCGCCCAGGCCGTGCACGTACAGGGCGGGCTCGGCGTCCGGGTCGTCGCCGGGGATGTCCCGGATGTGGGTGATCAGGCCGTCCAGTGCGACCGCGCGGCCGGGCGGGAGGGGTGTGGTCATCGCCCCAGCGTGCCACGCGTGAGCGGTGCGGGTGTCGTTGTCCCCGCGACGGCGAGACTCCACAGATCAACCCCATTTTCGGATACGGCAGACACCTGCCCGGTCACCATCGGCCGCCGGAGTGCTGTGCCTGACGTGGCTTCGTCGCCCGGGAACCCGCACTTGAACGTGTTCATTTTCCGCGCTACGCTCCGCTCACTTGAACGCGTTCAAACGGGGGAGTGGTTGTGGCACGGTTCCGAGGAATACCCGTCCTGATCGCCATGCTCGTGCTCGCCGGCTGCGCGGCGCGCCCCGCAGCACCGGTGCCCGCTGGCGCACCCGGACCAGCACCGTCCGCCGGATCCGGGTTCGATCCCACGGTCCGCTTCGCCAGCTTCGGCTGGCTGCCCGACGGCCTGGTGACGCGGACCGTCACCATCGAGCGGGGCACCGACAGCGCCTTCACCATCGAGGCAGGGAAGCCGACCAGCAGTATCGGGCCCAGAGTCGTCGCCACGTTCTCCCGACCGGGTGCCCGGCGGGCCAGCTGCGTGGCCGACCACGTGATCGCGGGCGCGTCCGCCGGTGCGACGACCGAGCCGGCTCCAGCGATCAACGGCCACCCGGCGTCCTGAATCGAGACGGGCGGCGACGAGTCCCGGTCGCTGCTGCGGTGGGAGTACGCCCCGGGTGCCAGGGCCGAGGTCCGCGCGGATGACCTCGGCACCGGGCAGGGCCGCGCGGAACTGCACCGGATCGCCACCGAGCTGCGCCTCGACGGGACCGAGCGGCTCAGATTCCCGCTGGCCGTGACCGGAGTGCCGGCCGGTCTACCGCTGGTCGCCGTCTCCGTCACCGAGCGCTCCAAGGCGAGTTGGGCCGCCGGGCTGGTCTTCAGCGCCGCCGACGGGTACTGCCCGGTCCGGGGCGCCGTGCCGGGCACGCTCACGATCGCGGCGAGCGCGTACGTGCCCGGCATCGGCTGGGGTGGCGGCCAGTCCAACGCGACGGTCGACGGTCACCAGGCCAACCGGGACCACCAGGGCGAGGCGGAGGGCCTGGCGGTCTTCGACGTACCCGGCCCGCAGGTCAGCGTGGCGGCCGGCGACCAGGCGACGCTCCGCCTCCTCGGCCCGGATGGCCTCACCCGGCTCTACCGCGCCGTCACCGTTCTGGGCGCCGCGCCGAACAGCCCGACGGAGGCCCCGGACACGTCGGCGTGGACGGACACCCCGATGCGCTAGTGGATGCCGCGTTCGGCGGCCGTCCAGGTGAGCGTGGCGGGCTTGCGGCCGGTGGTCGTGTACTCGATGAGGGCCGTGCGAGCAGCGTCTACCGATACCACCGCCCGGTCGGCGGGAATCGTGACCACCGGCCCCTCGGCTTCCATGACCTCGATCGGACCGGTCGACGGAAGTTGCACCGCGTGTGATCCGTCTGGCAGCCAGGTCACTGCTGCCCGTCCTTCCTCCACGTCGACATCGACGCGCAGTTCGGCGTCGGCCTGCGGGTCGGCGGAGTCCAGGTCTGGGTTCGGGCTGATCCAGATGGTCAGGCCGGCTCCCCCGTGTGGCTTGAGAGATGCCGAGCGGGTATCGAAATACTCCGCGGCGTCGTCGGGTCCGTGAAGGGGCTCGACGCTGCAGTAGTCGATGTAGGTGAACGTCATGGCTTGGCTTTGATCCTCTCGCCTGTGCCTTCGAATTGTCCCCGCCACCAGGACTGACCGCCATCGCGGGTGACCCAGACCGTCAACGTCGAACCGTTAGGCAGGATCGACGGCAGCACCTTCTCGCAGGTCAGCTTCCAGTCCCGGTCCCACTCGTTGGAGCCGCAGACGGTGTTGTCGATGATCACCTCAGCCGCTGGCATGTTGTGTCGGCGCATGTGGGCGGCGACCTTCGCCTCCACATGCAGGTACGCGACGTCCGGGGGAACGCCGGAGCGAAGCCTCGGCACGTCAAGGTCATCGGCTATGGAGGTGTCCGTGCCTCCGGACCGTAGCTCCTGCCCGTTGAAATGACCGATCGTGGCACGACCGTCCTTCGGCGGGCGAGGCCGAAAGCGCGCACCCCGCACGCGGACATGCGCCGGCACATCCGGCCCCATCAGGGGTCGCGTTCCCCACCGAGCTGTGGCCGGCCGAGGATAGTCCTCAGCCCGCTCCCGGTCCGTGTGTATCGCTGGACCTGCAGTCGTGGGCGTCGGCCGTGGGGAGTCGCCGGCGCCCAGGCTCAGTTTCCCAAGCTGCTGGCCTGCGGGATCTGGCCTTGGGCCTTGGTCTTGGCAAGTGCGGCTTGCTTCTTGCCGCGGGCGGAGGCTTCATTTGCCATGTTGATGAACTGCAGTAGCGGTCCCGGGTCGCCGCCGGACAAGGCCGTTTTGACCACGCGTTCTGCCTCGTCGAAGGCCGGGTAGGTGGCGAGGATCGCCTCCTCGGCCGTTCCGATGGAGGAGATCGACGTGTTCAGCTTGACGGTGACCTCTTGCGGGGTCATCCCGTCTTTGATCTCTCCGACCGGGAGGCGAGCGTCGCCGACGGCTTTGAGGGCGTGGCCGAGGGTGATCTGAGCGTCGTCGAACGCGTTGATCACCTGCGTCATGTGCTGGGCGACGCCGAGGAAGCCCTGGCCGAGGGCCTGGGTGCGGACCCGGTCGGCGTGGTCGCGGCCTCCGGAGGTGTGGGTCTTGGCCTCATCGAGTTCGGTTTCAGCTCCGGAGAGCGCGGTGAGAATGTCCGCCGACGCGGTCATCGGAGGCCTTTCTGTAGGTTCCGACTGTGCGGAACCGCAGCCTAAGAGATACCGTCGTGTTTGGACAGACCCGTGACTCTCCGTTGAGAAATCCGGTGGAAATGCCCGGGGCTGGTGGAATCCGCCGGGCCACATTTGGCGGCGCTGATGTACCTGGCCGTGACGGAGCCGAAGCCGTCCTTCGGCGGACCGAGGTGCACCGCGCTGTTGGCGCGGAACATCCGTGCTGGGCGTAGATCGCCGCGAGTTCATCCGGTGGGCGGCGGTGCGCAAGCCCAGCCGTAGTGGGCGCGGAGTTCCTGATCCACTCGGTCGACAAGAAGCAGGGGAGCGCTCGGCATCGCGCT
Proteins encoded in this window:
- a CDS encoding alpha/beta fold hydrolase; the protein is MTTPLPPGRAVALDGLITHIRDIPGDDPDAEPALYVHGLGGSGLDWADLAPLLTSRLSAQAIDLPGFGRSEPGRRYGVAACAARTIRWLEESGRGPVHLFGNSHGGTVSIVVAARRPDLVRSLTLISPAMPFTDPRWSEHSRLLPLLLVPWVHVLSARYLSTLDPTEVARDNLLRCYGDPTLITEERVARVADEVRRRQGLPWYPAATVRTFRDLVGAFLRAPLPGGGSLWRTAAGVTAPTLVIAGRRDRLIDIRVAPRVAAAIPDSRLLILDTVGHLAHVEAPGTVAGAVLDFLADR
- a CDS encoding Imm1 family immunity protein — its product is MTFTYIDYCSVEPLHGPDDAAEYFDTRSASLKPHGGAGLTIWISPNPDLDSADPQADAELRVDVDVEEGRAAVTWLPDGSHAVQLPSTGPIEVMEAEGPVVTIPADRAVVSVDAARTALIEYTTTGRKPATLTWTAAERGIH
- a CDS encoding DddA-like double-stranded DNA deaminase toxin; this encodes MPAHVRVRGARFRPRPPKDGRATIGHFNGQELRSGGTDTSIADDLDVPRLRSGVPPDVAYLHVEAKVAAHMRRHNMPAAEVIIDNTVCGSNEWDRDWKLTCEKVLPSILPNGSTLTVWVTRDGGQSWWRGQFEGTGERIKAKP
- a CDS encoding DUF6244 family protein, with the protein product MTASADILTALSGAETELDEAKTHTSGGRDHADRVRTQALGQGFLGVAQHMTQVINAFDDAQITLGHALKAVGDARLPVGEIKDGMTPQEVTVKLNTSISSIGTAEEAILATYPAFDEAERVVKTALSGGDPGPLLQFINMANEASARGKKQAALAKTKAQGQIPQASSLGN